Proteins encoded in a region of the Fusarium keratoplasticum isolate Fu6.1 chromosome 13, whole genome shotgun sequence genome:
- a CDS encoding Zn(2)-C6 fungal-type domain-containing protein codes for MTNMIRRRKAHRKSREGCVQCKERHAKCNEVHPQCLHCERANISCSFSSPTLTMTPLNEDSLADLELLEHWHRYPVTGDMSETTKHLQYDLVRLGFSHHYLLNSILGLTALQLYSEDQSQSKWYARAVAHQQAAITRARPHFESLDQTQHPALLGLSAFTSMYAVAEPVFRPPRVRSLARFDPIEELLKALHFSRSTLVFVQQNFPPLVVSESWLLTKFVANHQDTRQDLEIRYPQLASLRECVEHRCAGRQKAACLHAVEVLFGRIATLSDNLGDPEPGKVIWAWGLEVYQTFLDLCSARHPVALVILAHFTVLMSFYKEHWCLRDWPGGLLGHIMEVLGDEWEDALKWPSDFVFGLVTLAPQAVTHRGLAYQRV; via the exons ATGACAAATATGATCAGAAGGCGTAAAGCGCACAGAAAGTCTCGGGAAGGCTGTGTACAATGCAAGGAGCGACACGCTAAG TGCAATGAGGTCCATCCGCAATGCCTTCATTGCGAGCGGGCCAACATCTCGTGCAGCTTCTCGTCCCCTACCCTAACCATGACGCCACTCAACGAGGACAGCCTAGCTGAtctcgagctgctggagcaCTGGCACCGGTATCCCGTCACAGGCGACATGTCGGAGACCACGAAACACCTGCAATACGACCTTGTCCGCTTGGGCTTCTCTCACCATTACTTGCTGAATAGCATCCTGGGGCTTACGGCCCTCCAGCTCTACAGTGAAGATCAGTCCCAGTCTAAGTGGTACGCTAGAGCCGTTGCACACCAGCAGGCCGCAATCACCCGAGCCAGGCCGCATTTCGAGTCCCTTGATCAGACGCAGCATCCAGCCCTACTGGGGTTATCTGCTTTCACCTCAATGTATGCGGTAGCGGAACCTGTCTTTCGCCCCCCTCGAGTCCGCTCTCTGGCACGCTTCGACCCTATCGAGGAGCTACTAAAGGCACTCCACTTTAGCAGGTCTACCTTGGTGTTTGTGCAGCAGAACTTCCCCCCTCTAGTCGTCTCAGAATCGTGGCTTCTGACTAAATTCGTCGCCAATCACCAAGACACTCGGCAGGATCTCGAGATAAGATATCCGCAGCTTGCGTCTCTTCGGGAATGCGTAGAGCATCGGTGTGCGGGACGACAGAAGGCAGCATGTCTCCATGCCGTCGAAGTACTGTTTGGCCGCATTGCAACGCTCTCAGATAACCTCGGAGACCCTGAACCGGGCAAGGTGATTTGGGCCTGGGGACTCGAGGTATACCAGACCTTTCTAGATTTGTGCTCGGCGCGACATCCTGTGGCGCTCGTCATTCTGGCTCACTTTACtgtcttgatgagcttctaTAAGGAGCACTGGTGCCTGAGAGACTGGCCAGGTGGGTTGCTGGGACATATCATGGAGGTTCTCGGAGATGAGTGGGAGGATGCTCTGAAGTGGCCGAGTGATTTCGTTTTCGGGTTGGTAACGTTAGCACCTCAGGCGGTGACTCACAGAGGCTTAGCGTATCAGAGAGTCTAA
- a CDS encoding PKS-ER domain-containing protein, giving the protein MSSPRTTKAWTVDGSGSFDCLKFHKELVLPELSDNEVLVKFHAASLNYRDIIIPLGQYPFPVAPNVVPGSDGAGEVVAVGSKVTRFEQGSKVLTLFNQAHYGGPLTPKVLGTGLGGAIDGTLRQYGIFNENGLVDMPKNLSYLEAGTLSCSALTAWNALYGLNPVLPGDWVLTQGTGGVSISGLQFAKAAGARVIATTSSAAKAETLKKLGADYVINYKENPNWGDKATNLTGGVQHVIEVGGATTVTQSLKAVAIGGVVTIIGWIGGEEEKGPYFPQISSSMAVVRGIVVGSREQFEAMIRTIEACDIKPILDQQVFKLEDLKEAYKYQWDQKHFSKVAIKIE; this is encoded by the exons ATGTCTTCACCTAGAACCACGAAAGCCTGGACGGTTGATGGTAGCGGCAGCTTTGACTGTCTCAAGTTTCACAAGGAGCTCGTTCTTCCTGAGCTCTCCGACAACGAGGTACTGGTCAAATTCCATGCGGCATCTCTCAACTACCGCGACATCATCATTCCTCTG GGCCAATATCCTTTCCCAGTGGCGCCGAATGTCGTCCCAGGCTctgatggagctggagaagtTGTAGCAGTTGGCTCTAAGGTCACCCGCTTTGAGCAAGGCTCTAAGGTTCTGACACTGTTCAACCAGGCTCATTACGGTGGGCCATTGACCCCAAAAGTTTTGGGGACAGGGCTAGGTGGTGCCATTGATGGCACTCTACGACAGTACGGCATTTTCAACGAGAACGGGCTGGTCGATATGCCGAAGAACCTCAGCTATCTGGAGGCCGGAACACTCTCTTGCAGCGCCCTGACGGCGTGGAATGCTCTCTACGGGCTTAACCCAGTCCTCCCCGGCGACTGGGTCCTAACGCAGGGTACGGGCGGTGTGAGTATCTCTGGCCTGCAGTTTGCGAAGGCGGCAGGCGCTCGAGTCATCGCGACGACTTCCTCTGCAGCGAAGGCTgagacgttgaagaagctcgGAGCAGACTATGTCATCAATTACAAGGAGAATCCGAATTGGGGTGACAAGGCGACGAACCTCACGGGAGGTGTCCAACATGTCATCGAGGTTGGAGGCGCGACAACTGTGACACAGAGTCTGAAAGCCGTCGCcattggtggtgttgtcaCTATCATTGGTTGGATAGgcggagaggaagagaagggacCGTATTTCCCCCAGATTTCATCCAGCATGGCTGTTGTGAGGGGAATCGTTGTTGGAAGCCGAGAACAATTTGAAGCAATG ATCCGGACGATTGAGGCCTGTGACATCAAGCCCATTCTTGATCAACAAGTAttcaagctcgaggacctcAAAGA GGCCTACAAATACCAATGGGATCAGAAGCATTTCAGCAAAGTTGCAATCAAAATTGAGTAG
- a CDS encoding Aldedh domain-containing protein, which produces MEAYHLWIGGQTVAGNGQELTIKSPATGELVAKCHTASEQDIDIAVRAAQSTFESGVWSKCPRQTRAEVLEKAATLLTDNLEELILLEVAQTGRAIREMRAQVPSLVRWFRYYAALLRTEERAVLPTSGKLHNWVDRVPLGVVAQITSFNHPLLIAVKKLAPALAAGNSIVLKPSELTPLTSLRLGPILKAAGLPDGVFNVVPGFGAVTGRALTTHRLIRKVDVTGGTAAGRLIGAAAGQNLAHLTAELGGKAPVVVLKDADIDAAVNGVAFGAFIASGQTCVAATRILIDKSISLAFLSKLIEKAKMIRDNMGLPTNPASSMGPLISERQLDNLQSLVDDAVADGNAKVLFGGARLRGSSKLDGADFGYGFFFPPTILSSTVDNNITRSRIWREEAFGPAIVVAEFETVTDAIELANDTEFGLGAAVWTRDISQAFEVSQSIQAGIVWVNTHHRNDPSSPWGGATNASGVGSENGISSYHAYTTMKSTIINYASTEEARELEDWFGGEDRQVRYG; this is translated from the exons ATGGAGGCATACCATCTTTGGATCGGCGGCCAGACGGTGGCTGGAAATGGCCAAGA ACTGACTATCAAGAGTCCAGCCACCGGGGAGCTGGTTGCGAA ATGTCATACAGCGTCAGAGCAAGACATCGATATCGCAGTCCGGGCGGCGCAGAGTACGTTTGAGTCAGGAGTCTGGTCAAAATGCCCACGCCAGACGCGAGCAGAGGTACTAGAAAAGGCCGCCACCTTGCTCACCGACAACCTGGAGGAACTCATCTTGCTCGAGGTTGCGCAGACCGGGCGAGCCATTCGTGAGATGCGAGCTCAAGTGCCCTCTCTCGTCCGCTGGTTTCGGTACTACGCAGCCTTGCTCCGCACCGAAGAAAGGGCTGTGCTTCCCACTTCTGGCAAACTTCACAACTGGGTTGACCGCGTGCCCCTCGGCGTCGTGGCGCAGATCACTTCCTTCAACCACCCTCTTCTGATTGcggtcaagaagctcgcccCTGCGCTGGCAGCGGGAAACAGCATTGTCCTCAAGCCTAGCGAGCTGACACCGCTTACAAGCCTGAGGCTGGGGCCAATCTTGAAAGCGGCAGGCTTGCCCGACGGTGTGTTCAATGTCGTCCCTGGCTTTGGGGCCGTCACTGGAAGAGCGCTCACCACCCACCGTCTGATCAGAAAGGTTGATGTGACTGGCGGCACCGCAGCAGGGCGCCTCATCGGGGCCGCGGCTGGGCAGAACTTGGCTCACCTGACTGCCGAGCTCGGTGGCAAGGCGCCAGTCGTGGTCCTCAAGGACGCCGATATCGACGCTGCTGTGAACGGTGTCGCCTTTGGGGCCTTCATCGCAAGTGGCCAGACATGCGTTGCAGCAACGCGCATACTCATCGACAAGAGCATCTCCCTAGCCTTTCTATCCAAGCTGATCGAAAAAGCAAAAATGATCCGCGACAACATGGGACTTCCCACCAATCCAGCCTCGTCCATGGGTCCTCTCATTTCTGAACGGCAACTGGACAACCTGCAAagcctcgtcgacgatgcAGTAGCTGATGGTAATGCCAAAGTCCTCTTCGGAGGAGCACGATTGAGGGGTTCGTCCAAGCTCGACGGTGCCGACTTTGGTTACGGATTCTTCTTCCCGCCAACCATCTTATCTTCCACTGTTGACAACAATATCACGCGTAGCAGGATCTGGCGCGAAGAAGCTTTCGGGCCCGCGATAGTGGTTGCCGAGTTCGAAACAGTGACTGATGCCATTGAGCTGGCCAATGATACCGAGTTCGGCTTGGGCGCTGCAGTTTGGACCAGGGATATCAGCCAGGCCTTTGAGGTTTCGCAGAGCATTCAGGCTGGCATTGTTTGGGTAAATACGCACCATCGCAATGATCCCAGCAGCCCTTGGGGAGGGGCCACCAACGCCAGCGGCGTAGGTAGTGAGAACGGGATAAGCTCATACCACGCCTACACTACCATGAAGAGTACCATCATCAACTACGCATCCACCGAGGAAGCACGGGAGCTGGAGGACTGGTTCGGAGGGGAAGATAGGCAGGTTCGATACGGATGA
- a CDS encoding MFS domain-containing protein, which translates to MNSADDKPSVNIDEAPPSQPHRKELDVTPIQEAAVEDAYHIKLGWRSWVVVFCTCFAIMAQVFVVVAAGSVIAFIVRDLGDGAVAGWIIQGPLLMQSVLSPIVGRLSDVLDRKYLASVPPLIAFAGAVMSAKATSMSVLIGGGILIGTTLSTISIVQAIPSEILPLKYRPIANGLAFIGGAVGSIIGSLGAGAVTNANASGWRYIFWMQAAFHGATSVALFIFYWPPKRAEYPRMSIKECLWACDPIGSVLYIASVSLMLLALNWAGGTYPWSDAHVIGPLVAGLALLVFFGLYEWKGRSDGLVAHIFFRQNANFALSVFAFGVEGWVFYSAVNSIVPQIILHLGFETDPWQISVRILGFTLVNLGLSIPIMLYATKFKDLKSPLIMSFTFFIAVSSCYAAIRPSWNTAQHVLNVLTGIGQSGPLTLLVACVQFTAPHAYLSTATGLAFSIRAIGGAFGSAVLDAIINGRLTSHYAPAVGKAAVTAGLPEKSVPALLQALATGEIGSSDVEGATSAVWNAAISESRWQYAHAYRLAWSSVIPFAVLALVAVACLKGVKELMTEKVEATVEHIGQHGKADVDEKGGS; encoded by the exons atgaaCTCTGCTGACGACAAGCCCTCTGTCAACATCGACGAGGCACCACCCTCGCAGCCGCATCGAAAGGAACTCGACGTCACCCCGATTCAGGAGGCTGCCGTTGAGGATGCCTACCATATCAAGCTCGGCTGGAGATCATGG GTTGTGGTCTTTTGTACTTGCTTTGC CATCATGGCCCAGGTGTTTGTTGTGGTTGCAGCTGGATCAGTCATCGCATTCATCGTCCGTGACCTGGGTGACGGGGCTGTCGCCGGATGGATTATCCAA GGCCCTTTGTTGATGCAAAGCGTACTTTCGCCTATTGTCGGGCGCCTTTCCGATGTCCTTGACCGCAAGTATCTCGCCTCAGTTCCGCCACTCATCGCCTTTGCCGGAGCTGTCATGTCGGCCAAGGCAACTTCTATGAGCGTGCTCATCGGAGGCGGTATCCTGATTGGAACGACGCTATCCACGATTTCCATCGTCCAGGCCATCCCTTCGGAAATCCTCCCCCTCAAGTATCGGCCAATTGCAAATGGACTGGCTTTTATCGGCGGCGCTGTTGGTAGCAT CATCGGCTCTTTGGGAGCCGGGGCTGTCACAAATGCCAACGCATCTGGATGGAGGTATATCTTCTGGATGCAGGCTGCATTCCACGGGGCTACCTCCGTGGCACTGTTCATCTTTTACTGGCCACCCAAGCGAGCTGAATATCCCCGGATGTCTATCAAAGAATGCCTGTGGGCCTGTGACCCTATTGGGTCCGTCCTCTACATCGCCAGTGTATCGCTCATGCTGCTAGCCCTGAACTGGGCAGGGGGGACCTATCCGTGGTCCGATGCCCACGTAATTGGCCCGCTCGTTGCTGGTCTAGCCTTGCTTGTCTTCTTTGGTTTATACG AATGGAAGGGAAGATCAGACGGCCTAGTGGCCCATATCTTCTTCCGACAAAACGCAAACTTTGCCCTCTCTGTTTTCGCTTTTGGAGTAGAGGGCTGGGTCTTTTATTCGGCTGTCAACTCTATAGTGCCACAGATCATCCTTCACTTGGGCTTTGAGACAGACCCATGGCAAATTTCGGTCAGGATCCTCGGCTTCACGCTAGTGAATCTCGGTCTTTCGATTCCTATCATGCTCTATGCCACTAAGTTTAAAGATCTCAAGTCTCCTCTCATTATGTCCTTTACTTTCTTCATCGCTGT ATCAAGTTGCTACGCTGCCATCCGACCATCATGGAACACCGCCCAGCACGTTCTCAATGTTCTTACGGGCATCGGACAGTCAGGACCTTTGACGCTCCTGGTCGCTTGCGTTCAATTCACCGCTCCGCACGCATACTTGTCCACGGCTACCGGACTTGCTTTTTCCATTCGTGCAATTGGCGGAGCATTTGGATCTGCTGTTCTCGATGCAATAATCAACGGTCGGCTAACCTCACATTACGCTCCTGCGGTAGGCAAGGCGGCCGTGACTGCAGGGTTGCCGGAAAAGAGTGTGCCGGCCTTGCTGCAGGCCCTGGCCACAGGCGAAATCGGGTCCAGTGATGTCGAGGGCGCCACCAGTGCGGTATGGAATGCTGCCATATCGGAGAGCAGATGGCAATATGCGCATGCCTATCGTTTGGCCTGGTCAAGCGTTATCCCATTTgctgtcttggctcttgttgctgttgcttgCCTTAAGGGTGTCAAAGAGCTGATGACTGAGAAGGTAGAGGCTACAGTAGAGCATATCGGGCAGCACGGCAAGGCGGATGTAGATGAGAAGGGGGGCAGTTA G
- a CDS encoding Sulfatase domain-containing protein, translated as MIQTPAWFLRLGSRLANRQVVFTFAALAILEAKLAHIHSHRFAVAPNRLLSYLGSFFLQDILLLILIRLLLDHWVPRASVPYFLSTAVTGVLIFYNVALATASVSFYLVSGSEIHWRNINLVSDPTSRAIVLSGFVTFTLVVSASLFLSWLLQNICYKVFGWGADISNFPFTLAGKSLSRFLRNRISYGRIPEPDAVDSSDNRYSDGDDDSSHDSFFDLEKPQTAYSRLSARIHNASGISLPPSTVKRIVHSIPYVAWSLFLLALAVLSLQRPSDRSLVFLSWTAGLLPFIDFSSTSPLLDQLPSHYGVGIQRQWDGRSALSEPPMLSWLPKGEPLVGFEDWYAPQEMHYNSAADPLKISNLNQPLIESLRDKLQDVPVRHVILFLLESTRNDVFPIKKHGPIWNRFQDSYPDHKIPQEAIERLSTLMPTANYITGDYDDGFEHGERPKRGGPRFTNAHTTGTYTLKSLVGTICGLNPLIADFNLDYKRHIYQPCLPHIFEAMNKVTDTAESGSKWKSYFYQAATIHYDNHDKLMAAIGFPEQNTIDRDWLRSENASHGAVHLEDINYFAFQEDPLEDYIRDIFVNAEETNDRVFLTHITSTSHHGYGLPVNETSTPFGKNEAETLSDYVNAEAYDDRWIRKVLDLLDEQGVANETLVVFLGDHGVSLVENDKASPYYNPSIGADHVPLVLSHPRLPAFDVHDAVSSIQVLPTILDLLLETGSLDNSSRQVAEDIVHNYEGQSLLRPQQLSDQGLWQFTVVNPGRAMLGVRDARHPERHLVVPLIDNVEWRLSNITADPLEKDGVQAFDFISFLQSVEAKFGPEWAQWAEEGAFTTRWHVQDNSKRWRYERNPKVQEKKDQ; from the coding sequence ATGATCCAAACACCGGCATGGTTTTTGAGGCTTGGCTCTCGTCTCGCCAATCGCCAAGTTGTCTTTACCTTTGCTGCTTTGGCCATCCTTGAAGCAAAACTCGCACACATCCACAGCCATCGGTTTGCTGTCGCACCAAATCGATTACTGTCTTATCTCGGCTCATTCTTTCTTCAAGACATACTTCTCCTAATTCTCATCAGACTCCTCCTCGATCATTGGGTACCGAGGGCCTCGGTACCATACTTCCTCAGCACTGCCGTGACTGGCGTGTTGATCTTTTACAATGTCGCTCTTGCTACCGCATCCGTCTCCTTCTATCTCGTCTCTGGATCCGAAATTCACTGGCGAAATATCAACCTTGTCTCTGACCCCACATCCAGGGCCATCGTGCTCTCAGGCTTCGTCACCTTTACCCTCGTCGTGTCGGCCTCACTCTTCCTAAGCTGGCTGCTCCAGAACATTTGTTACAAAGTGTTTGGATGGGGTGCTGATATCTCCAACTTCCCCTTTACTTTGGCGGGAAAGAGTTTGAGTCGCTTTTTGAGGAACAGAATTAGCTACGGCCGGATCCCCGAGCCCGATGCCGTTGATAGCTCGGATAATCGATACTCTGACGGAGACGACGATTCGAGCCACGACTCTTTTTTCGACCTTGAGAAACCTCAGACGGCATATTCGCGACTCTCAGCAAGGATACACAATGCGTCCGGGATTTCTCTACCACCATCCACCGTCAAGCGCATCGTACACAGCATACCATATGTCGCCTGGtctctctttctccttgCTTTGGCTGTCTTGTCGCTTCAAAGACCAAGCGATCGATCCCTTGTCTTCCTCTCGTGGACTGCCGGACTCTTGCCGTTCATCGATTTTTCTTCCACCTCGCCACTCCTAGACCAACTGCCTTCTCATTACGGGGTGGGCATTCAACGCCAATGGGATGGACGATCAGCCCTCAGTGAACCGCCAATGCTCAGCTGGCTACCCAAGGGCGAGCCCTTGGTTGGATTTGAGGATTGGTACGCACCCCAAGAGATGCACTACAACTCAGCCGCGGACCCCTTGAAGATATCCAACCTCAACCAACCCTTGATAGAGTCTCTGCGCGACAAGTTACAAGATGTCCCGGTCCGCCATGTGATTTTATTTCTCCTCGAAAGCACCAGAAACGACGTGTTCCCCATCAAGAAACATGGGCCCATCTGGAACCGATTTCAGGACTCGTACCCTGATCATAAGATCCCTCAGGAAGCCATTGAGAGGCTATCGACATTGATGCCTACCGCAAATTATATCACTGGCGACTATGATGATGGTTTCGAACACGGCGAGAGGCCTAAGCGTGGCGGTCCCCGGTTCACGAATGCTCACACAACTGGTACCTATACGCTGAAGAGCTTGGTCGGTACGATTTGCGGGTTAAACCCCCTCATCGCCGACTTCAATCTTGATTACAAGCGTCATATCTACCAGCCCTGTCTGCCACATATCTTCGAAGCTATGAACAAAGTCACGGACACAGCCGAGTCGGGTTCTAAGTGGAAGTCCTACTTCTACCAAGCGGCGACCATTCATTACGACAATCACGATAAGCTCATGGCTGCCATTGGCTTTCCTGAGCAAAACACCATTGATCGGGATTGGCTCCGGAGCGAGAATGCTTCACACGGTGCTGTTCACCTCGAAGACATCAACTACTTCGCCTTTCAAGAGGATCCCCTCGAGGATTATATCCGTGACATCTTTGTCAACGCTGAGGAGACAAACGATCGGGTGTTTCTCACACATATCACAAGTACAAGTCATCATGGCTATGGTCTACCTGTCAATGAAACATCTACCCCATTCGGCAAAAACGAGGCAGAGACACTATCTGATTATGTCAATGCTGAAGCCTATGATGATAGATGGATCCGCAAAGTTTTGGATCTACTGGATGAGCAAGGGGTGGCTAATGAGACGCTCGTAGTCTTCCTTGGAGATCATGGCGTCTCATTAGTCGAGAACGATAAAGCATCCCCTTATTATAACCCCAGCATAGGCGCCGATCATGTTCCTCTGGTGCTTTCACATCCTCGACTACCAGCGTTCGATGTCCACGATGCTGTTTCGTCCATCCAGGTGCTACCTACAattcttgatcttcttctcgagacTGGATCGCTCGACAACAGCAGTCGGCAAGTTGCAGAGGATATCGTTCACAATTATGAAGGACAATCCCTCCTGCGACCGCAACAGCTGAGCGATCAAGGACTGTGGCAATTCACTGTCGTCAATCCCGGGCGAGCTATGCTTGGCGTGCGTGACGCCCGACATCCCGAGCGCCATCTTGTTGTCCCTCTTATCGACAATGTAGAGTGGCGGTTAAGTAATATCACAGCCGATCCCTTGGAAAAGGATGGTGTACAAGCCTTTGACTTCATCTCATTTTTGCAAAGCGTGGAGGCGAAATTTGGCCCTGAGTGGGCTCAGTGGGCAGAAGAGGGTGCATTCACTACTCGTTGGCATGTTCAGGATAATAGTAAGCGTTGGCGTTATGAGCGCAATCCGAAAGTTCAGGAGAAAAAGGATCAATGA